Proteins encoded together in one Citromicrobium bathyomarinum window:
- a CDS encoding CBS domain-containing protein: MKAQDVMTANPACCSPSSTVQEAASLMVDNDCGEIPVVDDSGALVGVVTDRDIACRCVAKGNSSDQRVEEVMTSSPVTVTADASVDECCTKMEDNQVRRLPVIDDEGKCCGIVAQADIARSAAEKETGDLVREVSEASSEPASAGCC, encoded by the coding sequence ATGAAAGCCCAAGATGTAATGACAGCTAACCCCGCATGCTGCAGTCCATCGAGCACCGTGCAAGAGGCAGCTTCATTGATGGTCGATAATGATTGCGGCGAAATCCCCGTTGTCGATGATTCCGGTGCGTTGGTGGGCGTGGTGACCGACAGGGACATCGCCTGCCGCTGTGTTGCCAAAGGCAATTCCTCCGACCAACGCGTTGAGGAGGTGATGACATCATCACCTGTTACTGTCACCGCCGATGCAAGCGTCGACGAATGCTGCACCAAGATGGAAGACAATCAGGTTCGGCGGCTTCCGGTGATCGATGACGAAGGCAAATGCTGCGGCATCGTTGCGCAGGCCGATATCGCCAGAAGCGCAGCTGAGAAGGAAACGGGTGACCTCGTGCGCGAGGTATCCGAAGCTAGTTCGGAGCCAGCTTCGGCGGGATGCTGCTAG